CTAATTCGGGGGTGCCATCTTGAGAGTTGCTATCGACAACCACAATTTCCCGGACTTCGTAGCTTTGTTGACTCAAGCCAGCCAACAGGGGGCTAATCCGAAGCGCTTCGTTGAGGGTGGGAACGACAACGCTAACAATACCCAACATATCTGGTGTTGGCTGTTGTGGTTGAATCGGGGGTTGACGGAATGGCCCCTTGAATAAGCGTGAAAGCAAAATCGCCGTTGCTGGAAGTTGGAGAAGTAGTAATAACAGCGATAGGCTAGCGGCAAAATAGGACATGGGGGCTGGGGAGTGGAGGAGTAATGAGTAATGAGTTAGGAGTAATGAGTAATGAGTTAGGAGTTAGGAGTTAGGAGTTGGGAGTTGGGAGTTGTCATTGGTCCTCCCAGTCCCCATTCCCCAGTCCCCAGCGATGCACTGAGCTTGCCGAAGTGTCCCCAGTCCCCAGTCCCCATTCCCCATTCCCCATTCCCCAAGTTTACTTCAAAGCAACTTTGACATTTGCTACGGCAATTTCTTGGGTTGCTGGTTCCACAGCCACAGGGGCTTGTATAGTTGTGCCTTTCCACCATAGTGTCACAGCGGGAGCTACGCCCAGTAATAAGCCAAGTAACACAGGGATGGAAAACCCAGCGGCCAAGCTCATAACTGTAGCAAAGCCGAAGTTACTTAAATAAACTACTAAGGGTACATTTAGCTGCGATCGCGTTAATGTAATAGGGTTGTTTTTCCACAACAGTGCAGCTACAGTCATAAATACTGAGCCAGTACCCAGCCAACCAGCAAAGTTTTGATAGGGCATACCAAAGAAAGCCCCTGGTTGTTGCCAATACCAGAAGGGGAGAGCGGTTTGACTCATCGCGGGGTCAAGGACAAAATCCCAGGAAGTCAATAACAAAGCACCCAAGGCGATCGCCACCATGTGACGCCACAAGTTGGGTTTTTTGTCAACTTCTAAACCAGCACGCGCCAGCAAGTAGGAAACGCATCCCACATAAAACCACGACAAGGGAATTGTGAATGGCACTAAGCCGGCAATTTTATAGCCCAAGCCACTCAAATAACTATAGTGACCAAAAGGAAACCCTGTGCTGGTTCCCGATAGTTCACTGGCTAAGGAAATAAACACTGAGGGGAGCATAAACGCTAAGGTGCGACCCAAGCCTAATGTCCTTAATCCATAAAGGAATACCCCTGCTGCACCCAAAATCATATAAACTACACCGCCTCCAGCCATACTCCACTGCATGGCGGTCTGGCCAACTTCGGATAAGTTCAAAATTACTTCGGCGTTAGGTATGACCAGCAGTATCCCTACCAACCCGAACACCATTGACACAATATGACCAATGATGCATACGCGTTCAGCAATAACAAGTTGTCTCATGATAATTCCTTAACAAGATGTGACACGCGGCTACTCGGCTGCTAATAGTTTACAAATGTTTAAGAACAAATTTAACTAATCGATGCTAATTTGTGCCGTGATTCTCTGCTTTCGTTGTTTATTTTTGATTGACAGACCATCATAGCCGATTAATTGCCGCTATAAATGATAAAATTATATAGTTCCAAATCACATAGTCAAATATAGTCAGACTTATGCAATTTAGCTTTAAGCGACTCTACTTTCAGCATGGACACGCTTAAATAGTGGAGTTATCCGCCTTGGATGTACTACCAGACACCCCCTATCCCTTAGAATAGACTGGAGACAGTCAAACCCTTCAGGATTACTTTTTCTGCCGATGTTGTACCCTGCGTTCACGTCGGCATGAATCTTCAAACCATCTTTACTGATATACCACGCACGTTTGACACGTTTTCCTGAGAATACATGCTTGATCTTGTTGTTAGGTTGATAAGTTGGGATGATGTCCCAATCAATCGCTGAAGCCTTACTTGTGTAAGATTCTTCTGCTACCTTAACGGTAATACCGACTCTAACTAATTTATAAGTCAGCATTTCGATAAATATTGCGTGTGGTATCTGAGTAAAATTTTGGTTTGTACGTTTACCTAAATTAAGACGTGTTTTCCATTGTTCGTTTTTCCCGATTGAGACGTGAGTTACACCAAGAGATAGAAGTTCATCCACAATCATTTTTGTGGATTGATGCAAATATGAATCTATAAATTGATTACGGTTGCGGACGATGTTTGCGATTCGCCTTGATTTACCTTTACCATGAGGCAGAAAACCTCGAAACTTGGCAATCTGCTTGTTATAAAACTGGTTGGCTGATTTCAATGGTTTACCATTTACAATAATTGGTTGTATTGCTAGATCATTGAAAACAATCGTCGCTAGATTATCTAAACCAATATCTATCGCCGCATTAAGTTCAGGATTCAAACTACAGAAGAACTCATTTTTTTGCAGAATTTCATAGACTACCTCGATCACAAAACATCCCGTCTTTGGGACAATTCGCACTTCGCACAAGTCGTCAAATCTTAGTCCAGGCTTTATCGGGATTCTGATTGGCGACATTGACGGGACAACCGAACCTTTACTAAATTCTTTTTTGCCAATGGCTTGATTGTTAAACTTAATCAGGTTCTTATCATCAACATAATTAGGTGGTTTTGGTCTACCAGTGAACTTAGTTGGTTCAAGTTTATAAGCCACTAATGCTTTGTAGTAAGCAATCCACGCATCTGCATTCTGTTTTAATACGAGTTGAGCTACTTTTGCGCTTATTGCTTTGTAGTTCTCGTTTTGTTTAAATAAAGTGTCTAAGCTAGCTTGTGATTGAGTTCCCCATCCGTAAAAAAAACCTTGACGCTGAGTGAATTGAGCAGTGTTGTAAAGCTGCCGAGAAATAGTGGTAATGTCACTACAATAATCAAACCAGTCATGTCCTTCTTTGATTATGTGCTTTTCTACTTGACGCATATTTATACTGAGCGTAGTCAAAGTATTGATCAACTTTGGCAATGAAATTAGTATATCATTCAAGATACAGTAAGATATGCTTGACTAGAAAACTTAATCAATCTGTTGGAGAATTTAAGGCTTCTACAATTTTTTCGGTTTTGCGCTTTGCCCTGATATCTTTTTCGGGTCGTAATCAACAATTACCGTACCCGTGGGAAGTTGCTCTGTTGGATATGGTATTTTACCTGCTTTGTCATGTCACCAAGCGGTAAGGTAGGAAATCTCCAAGGTTTTAGCATAATCAGATAATTTCATTAGGACTGTCTTTTAGACTATATCTGACTATGCTAGACTATATTTTGTTTAAAGTTTTATCATACTTATAGTGTGAACTAGCGATACGCTGCATCAGTACCAGTAAGTTATTGGCATTTCCAGGGTTTCTCGCTCCTGACGCACCCTACAGATTGGATATTTTTGAATTTGGCAGTCCCCTAACACCGTTTTATCCTTGGGAACAGTTACAGTCCAACTAGCTTGATGTTGATGATTTGTGGAATAATAGCTTTATCCACTACTGGAAATCCAACCCATGTCGATTTTACCAAGAGTTCCTTGGGTTTCCCTGGTGTTAGTTCTGCTTAGTTACAGCACCCTAGGCTGGGTGCTATCTGAAACTAAAGCATCTGGGGTTGTATGGCTGGCGGTTGTGTTTGCTGTCTTGTTTTTGCTTTTCAGCTTGGCTACTCCCTCGTCGAGTATGACACAGTTTCGGAATGTCCTGTTTAAATCAAATACCAGAACTTTTATTGTCGCTGTCTTCGCAGCTTTCATGTTGTTTGTGATGGTTGCTTGGTTTCGAGTATTTCTTGATGGCTTACTCGTAATTTCTGCGGCTATCTTGGCGAGAATCGACTTTCAAGCAGCAGGATTCAGAGAAGTACACACTTTTTGGATGACTTCTATCTTCTCATTGGCGGGTTTAGGCTTGGGTGCAGCTTTACATCTGGGATTTATCCGCCATTTCTGGTGAATAATTCACATGATTGTTTGTAGTTCCGCTTTAGCGCTGCAAAAATTAAGAGCGCTATTAGCCCAGCTTTCCCGGAGGGTAGCGCAACTACAAACAACCCTAACTACTAACCAGCTACTGCTTCAACAACAGCAACAACTGGATAAACGCTGACTTTTTTACGGGTTTTACCCTTTCTTTCAAAGGTAACAACGCCGTCAACTAAGGCAAATAGCGTGTCATCGCTACCAATACCCACGTTGTTACCAGGGTGCATTTTAGTTCCACGCTGACGCACGAGAATATTTCCCGCCCGCACAGTTTGACCGCCGTAGCGCTTGACACCCAGACGCTGGGCGTTAGAATCACGACCGTTACGTGTACTACCTGTTCCTTTCTTATGAGCCATAATTTCCTCTTGTTTCGCTTGAGATTGCTCTACTTTTCTTGATCACAGGGATTGGGGATTTGTACTGAGCGGATTGAGTGAGCCTCGCCGAACTCTTGGCGATTGGTTGTTAGGAATTTCCGATCCAAAAAAGCTAACAAATGCTAACAAATGTCCGCTTTTTCTTCCTGCAACGACTAGGAAGTGTCGGTACTATCCAGTCCACAGGCTAACACGGTCAATCTGACCGCTTGATTATTCAGCAGCGACTTCTACAGGGGTGTTATCATCGACCGGAGTTTCAGCGGTTACCCCTGCTTCAGCAACAAATACCTGACCATTGAGATTAATAGAATCAATCATCAGTCTAGTGATTTCTTGGCGATGTCCGCGCTTTTTGCGGGTTTTCTTTTTCGGCTTCATTTTGTATACCAGGACTTTGCGACCTCTAAAATGCCGCACCACTGTCCCTTCTACAGTCGCCCCAGCTACTCGCGGCTGTCCAATTGATAGTTCGCCGTTGTGCTGCACTAGTAATACTGCGTCTATTGTAACTTTTTCGTCTTCTGCGGCAGTTAGCAGCTCGATGTCGTAAAAACGACCCGGTTCCACCCGTATTTGTTTGCCGCCAGTTTCAATAATTGCGTAAGTCATGGAATTGTCCTTGAGGTTGCCGTACAGGTAGCTGACTTTGATGTTTTTTGCCAGCTTTTGCAGTATGTCTACCTGATCCGAGCAGGAATTAGACAGACGATCTAAGATGATACTGCATTGACTGGTGTTAAGTCAACCCATAATAAAATTTGGATGCTTAAATCTTAGGTTATTAACAGTTTCAGCTATTTAGTCTTTAAATCTCAAATAAATTCGACTTGATTTGCGGAATGTCAATTGGTACTGGTGTAGTTAGTTGAGACACAGAACAGCACCTAAAAATCTGAGCAACAATATTCGGTTGTTCAGATTTTCTCTATTAATTACGTCGGGCGCAAATAAAGCAGGACCTACTCTGGGGGCACATATATTTTCCGCTATGCTGGTCAAGAGTCAAAAGTCAAGATCTTTTGGACTCTTGACTTTTGATCATTGACAAAATTTACGAAAAAACTATAGTTAAGATGCCGATATTTTAATTTATATGAAAAGAAGGGAAGTTGAAGAAAGAACGATTTTGGGCTCTTGCGTGTATAGCGTGCTTAATTATTAATGAAAGTCGATTAAATTGCTTTAATAACAAGGCTTATAGGCGTTTATAATTTGATTTTTAGTAACAGTAGCTCAAATACAAAAAATAATGGCTTTTATCGGAGCCAGGCAAGGGTTTCAAACTTATTTTTTAACAAATTCAGCACGCTAAGTACGCAAGAACCAAAAATTCATGCGGTTGCTAGTAGGGGCCCAAGGCTTTGCGCCCCTGCTTTAATGATGAAGATAGCAGTGACGTACTCCACACACTCCCTTTCAGGTGAGTGTGGGCTTCTGTGCGACTCTTCTATGAAGACATTGACTGAGCTTTAAGACTGTGCTAACCACGGTTCTTTGGTTAAGCCAAACAATTAGCTTTTATTTTAATAGGCTGCTTTTCAGCATTTAATTGGATTACACCTACTGGTTAAAATTATATCAAATATTTATTTTGAAAAAAAAACAAGAAAGTGTTCATTCCTCACCGACCAACATTGCTGATTTCGCTATGCTCAATTTCGCTCGTTGGTCAATTCGTCACTCACGCGCCATTCATCCCACGCTCATTCGAGTGAGCGTGGGGCTTCTGTCGGGAAAGCTAAAACGCTACTACGAACTAATACACCTACTAGACGCCAAAGTAAGCAGCTAACGCCTCAGAACCACCAATTAATTTACCATCGATAAAAACTTGGGGAACTGTGGTCGCACCTGTAACTGCCCGTAACGAGCGTGTGGTAACATCCTTACCCAAGGTAATTTCTTCGTAGTCGATGCCATGTTCTTTGAGCATAGCTTTCGCACGGGCACAGTAGGGACAACCCACTTTGGCAAATAGGGACACCAGTTGAGGTTTCACAGCTTGGGGGTTGATATATCTGAGCATGGTTTCCGCATCGGATACCTTAAAGGGGTCTCCTGGCTCATCTGGCTCAATAAACATATTTTCAATGACGCCATTTTTCACCAGCATAGAATAGCGCCATGAGCGTTTACCAAAGCCGACTGCTGATTTATCCACTAACATCCCCATGCCTTCAGTAAATTCACCGTTACCATCGGGAATGAGTGTGATATTTTCTGCCTCTTGATCCTTTGCCCATTCGTTCATCACAAAAGCATCATTGACAGAAATACAAATAATGTTGTCTACGCCGTTTTCCTTAAAAGCCTTAGCCAACTCATTATAACCAGGGAGATGAGTTGATGAGCAAGTCGGAGTAAAAGCACCAGGCAAGGAGAAGACCACGACTGTCTTATCAGCGAACAGATCTTCAGTCGTCACATCGACCCACAGGTTGTTTTGACGAGTATGAAAAGTAACACTGGGGACTCTTTGTCCTCGACGATTGGGCAGCATGAATTTTCCTCTTTTAGGTAGTCAATCTATTGCTAATATGAGGGGAGAACTGGTCTAATTGTCAACCAGTTGAGTTGATGGGGATGAAAAATTACCGTTTCTATGTAGTCAAACTTTTAACCAACTTCATTAACAAAAGGCGCGATCGCCCCGACAAAAAAAGCGGTGGATTCATAGGGTAAAACATTTCGCCCCGGTAACTTAATTCCACGTCCGTGAGGTAAATGGGCGAGGTAGTCAGCCAACCGTTGATCTGGTGTCTCTCGTTTACCTTCTTGGCTAATACTCGATGCTGTTTCTCCGACAACTACAAGTGTTGCTTGCTTAATAGCGGCGATCGCGGTACTATAATCTTGACGCCAAAACCCAGCTAAAAAAGAAAACACTGCATATCTATTGGCGGTCTTTTCTGCACCTGCGACCAAAGTATTTAACCACAAGCTATCGACACTATCGCCTGACGCAAAGAGTTGGCGAGTGGAAAAAGACCGCAAAAATTTTGGGGTGCGTGCATAGCGATAAAAAGCATTACCCAAAGGTGAATCTAACAGATTCCACGTAAGTTTTTGTTGCCATGTTGGTGATTTTTTTGTCATCACAGCCCAAGCTGGCGGCCCTGCAAATACGAGAGAATGAATTAAATTCGGTGCTTTTTGAACTAATTCTAATGCTACTGGTAATAAAGCACCTTGCACTACGACAATTACAGGTTGTTGCACCACTTTTTGTAAAAAGTAATGCAATTGTTCTGCCCAATTACTAGGAGTATAAGCCACATGGGGCATATCACTATCACCGCATCCCAGTAAATCTGGATTGTAAATTGGACGACGATTCCCTGTATTATACCATTCGCGGACAAATCGCTGCCAAAATTGCCGTGATAATCCCACACCAATGGGATGAATTAACAGTAGAGGAATCCCCTCAGCCGTTGAATCAGTTGGGTGATGAACTTCGTAGGCGCAGCGATAATTCTGCCAAGTGTAAAACTGAGTGGAAGCTGTTGTCATATCGGGTAAGTAGGGTGCGTTATGGATCAGAATACGACACTGCCTAACTAAAAAATTATCTGTGGATATATTAACTTGTATCCAGCATCTTTGATTTTTTGATTTGATACCCAAGGATTATATGGGCGGTTACTTTTGAGGGAAGCATCCCAAATAATTGGCGGTAAATCGTGTTTTTTCAACACACCATCAATCAATTCTCGACTGATGAGATGACCATCATCTACTACATTGTAAATGTCTTGCAATTCCTGTTGACGAGCAAATTCGATAGCACCAACTATATCATCCAGGTGAATCCAATTCGTGATATCGTCGCCATTACCCGGACGGGTTGTACCAGCGACTCGACCAAATATTTTTACCAGTTCTCTACCCGGTCCATAAATTCCTCCCAAGCGCAAGATACAAATGCGGAGATTGGCGTTTGATATCGATAGCAAAATTTCTTCAGTTTCTCGCATAATTTCTGAGTTGCGATTGCTAGGTGCTACTGGTGTTTCTTCATCGACAAACGCACCATTTCGGTCACCATAAACAGAATAACTGCCTGTATATATTAATTGTCGTACACTGGTAATCTGTGGTAAAATAGAAACTAAAGTTTTGGCAGTTTGCAAATAGGCTTCTTCATAAGTATTTGCACCTTTTGCACCAACACTCAATAGCACAACATCTTGATTTTGTAATGCGGCTTTTAGTCCCTCTGGGTCATTACCTTGGGTGACTATAACTTCTGCTGCTACTGCTTTTAGTGTTGGTACACGCTCAGGGGTAGTTGTGGTTACAGTGACAACAAAATTAGTTTTTTCTTGCCAATATTTGGCAACAGCATAACCGACGTAACCACAACCAATGATTGCTATATTCATGAGTATTGAGACAGCCATCAGAAAAAATTCAACATTCAAAATTCAAATCAGACGGGGATTTAGACCCAGACTGAAAAAGCACTTATACCAATTCTATGTGAAACTGCACATTGAAGTCTAGTTTCTAGACAGATCAACCTAAGTAGGTCAGCGCAAATAAACCGTACGGTCGAGGGTCGTCATTTGTCCTTTGTCATTGGTCATTAGTAAGAGTTTCAGGCTTGTTTACTTTTCTTAACATAGTTTGGTTTATTTCTGCCTACTTACTTTCAGTCCCTGGCGGATTTGTTTTTCCGCGAAAATCTATAAATATTTAGTGATTAAAGTTGTGCATGATCTATCTGGTGCAAGATAGGAGCTAACGTAATTACTGGCGGATCTTTAACCCAAATCTCCCAATCCCCAGTTCAACGTAAGCTAGTAGCTAGTACGGGTATGGGAGCAGATATTTTGCTAATACTTGGTTGCTTGATAGGGAGTGCGATCGCAAATGTTGTCCCCTGACCTACCTCAGACTCACAAGTTAGTCTACCACCATGTTTTTCTACCACAATCTGGTAGCTAATCGATAAACCCAAACCGGTGCCAATTCCTACAGGTTTGGTGGTGAAGAAAGAGTCAAATATTTTGGCAAGATTTTCTTTAGAGATACCAGAACCGTTATCTGTTATTTTGACCAGCACCCAGGTTTCTTCTAAACGTTGTGTGGTAATAACAATTTCTTTGGATTTATGGATTTTTGTTTGCTCATCTAAAGCATCCATTGCATTGCATAAAATATTCATGAATACCTGGTAGAGCGAACCTGCATAACCGTCAATATTTGGTAATATACCGTAGTTACAAATAACTTTTATACCTTGTTTAATTCTGTTATTCAGAATTAGTAAACTACTATCAATACAAGCGTGTATATCTACTGGATGAAGTGCGGTTTCATCTAAGCGAGAAAAGTTCTTTAGACTCAAGACAATTTCCCGTGCGCGGGTAGCCCCTACTTGCATAGATTGTAAGAGATTAGGCAAGTCTTGTCGCAAAAATTCCAGATCGATTTGCTCAGATTGAGCTTGAATGACATCATCGCTGGCTTTTGCTTCGTAGGCTTCTAGTAGGGCTAGGAGATCTTGAAAGTAGGCGGTAGTATGTTGGATATTGCCGTAGATAAAGTTAACTGGATTGTTGATTTCATGTGCCACCCCTGCTAGCATCCGTCCCAGACTGGACATTTTTTCACTCTGAATCAACTGTTGGGAACTCTCCGCTTTTTGTTCTTCCAAAAGAGTGTTTACCCGTTGAATTAGTTGATTGAGAGAGATTGCTAATATTCCCACCTCATCGCGGGTGGTTACTGGTGCTTGCAGATGAAAGTTAGATTCTTGGGTAACTTTTCGGGCGATATTGGTAACAGCTTTTAGTGGACGAGCGATTATCCGACTAGTGTAAGTCGCTAACAAAATAGCGATCGCCACTGACAGCAACATACTAACACTAATAATCTCTTCTCTTATGGTTCTTGCGTACTTAGCGTGCTTAATTATTAATTAAAGTTTATAAATTTGCTTTAAAAGTAAGGCTTACAGGCGTTCATAATTTAATTTTTAGCAATATGATATAAAATACAGAAAATAATGGCTATTATCTTAGCTCTGCAAGGGTTTCAAGCTGATTTTTTAATAAATTCAGCACGCTAAGTACGGAAGAGCCGGATCTGCAAGGCACCGAAATAACAATCCAAAATCCAAAATTTAAAATCTAAAATTGGCACGGTCAACTATTTTTTATTTAAGAAGTACCTAACGATGAATCATACCATCAGGCATGATTGCACCAGCTAAATTAGCTCCAATCAGTTTAACAAGCAAGCGATCGCCAGAGCGAATACGCGCTCCCGTCAAGTCCGCACCCCGCAAGTCGGCTCCACTGAGATCAGCTCCAATCAAATTAGCAGAGCGCAAATTCGCTTCTCTTAAATCGGCTAAAAGTAGGTTGGCTCTAAACAAATTTGCCTCTGATAAATTTGCACCTCTAAGATTAACCTTATGCATAAAAGTATCACTCAAATTAGCACCAGTCAAGTTGGCATAACTCAAATTTCTACCAGATAAGTCTTTGTTGCTCAAATTTGCCCGACTGTAGTCTTTCCCACTTAAATCTGGGTTATTATTTGGTGATTGATAGGTCGCTTGAGATGTTTGTTTTGCTTGAGACGATTGTGAATCAGAGGTGGTTTGATAGTTGGCTTTAAAAGAACGCAATTTATCACGAGCTTCATTAATAGCTTTGAGCTTTTCTTGTGCTTTATTTTGTAAGCGGAGATTTTCCTTGGGAATGCGATCAGGATGCCAAACAAACACCAAATCTTTATAAGCCTGGTTCACTTCCTCAAGTGTTGCACCAGGCTCTAATTCCAAGATTCTATAATACCGCTCCAACTCGCTCATAGGATGTTTTCGTGGACAATCAACTTAATTATGAGTCATACCGCCCCCTAGGGACTTAATCCTTAATTAAATCTCTGTAATTTTGGGCAATTTCATATAAGATATAATTCGGTATTTTTCTGTACAATTTGTGATGATTTGAGAAATATCACCAAATTAAAACTATACTTTAATATATGGCGTAGCTGAATTCAACTATCTCCCCATACTTATCTACCAGTACGCCAACGGCTCCGCTCACTACCAGTCTCCCCATTTCTCCATCGATTCATAGCCCGCAAATAAGCCGCCAGTGGAATCTGATAAATCTCCACAAAAATCCAAAGAATAATTGCTAAATGCAACAAAAAAGTTAAAATAGTCCAGATAGATGGCAGCCAGGTAATGGGAGCATCTAGACTAGGGGGAAAATTGCAAGCTACTATACCAATCAGAGTAGTGGGTAGAATGATAAAAGCGATCGCCGCCAACCCATAACCCCAACCCAATTCCACACCCTCTAACTGGGCTTCTGTCCAATGAAAGCCATTCCAGCGCCAAATCAGAGGAGGTTGCCTAGAAGGCATCTTAATTTGCTGTTGTTCTAGATTAACAGTAAAAATCTCTTGGCAGAAATCACAAGCCATAGCTTCCATCAATGGCATATGAGTAATTTTACCTATGCGACACACAGGGCAAGGATAAGCCCCTTGATCGTTAAAAGATGTGGCTAAGATTTTTGAACTGGACAACATAAAGCTCAGTGGTACTAAAAAATTGTTCTAGTTACGAATTATCAATCATGAATTATAAAGAAGGCAGGATGAAAACCCTATACCCTATATAAAATGACCTGAAAACCGGGAATATTAGAAATAAGCGTCGTTTCTACCTAGAGTTACTACCCTGAAACCCTGATGATTGCGTGTCTATGTGTAAATTATGACCTGAGAATGTAAACTTATGTAAAATTTCGCAACTCAGGAATATGTCTTGATTGCCACAATATTACTGAGTTTAACGCTTTTTTGCGTGCTGTGGGGGTCTTGACGTAACCGACTGCCTCTGTTATGGTAGCTTCATATAAAGTCTACATTCAATTTACTAACTAAACGCGCCACGAAATGTACAGCAGCAGTTCCTACTTTTATTTTTGGTTTAAGGCGGTTCACCGGGGGTGAATTAAGTTTCCTAATGGAGACCGCCCGGTGAACCGCAGAGCAAACTCTGCGGTTTTTGTGTTTTCAGGAGAATTTCATCGTCATAGAAGTAACCCGATAGGCGCAAAACCCTGTGTCTTTTAGACTCCGGATGTAGCGCCAACGTTTAATTTATTAAACGTGATTTTTTCTTTTTGGTTCAGGTACAGAATCAATCAATTCTTCTATGATTTGAGTCATAGTTTTATCTTCTTCCACCGCTAATAAGCGTAGTTTATTAATTCTGCGTTCGCGTAAAAGTATATGTAATTGCTTTTTTGGCATATCATGTACTTTATGTGTACACAATCATCCTATCATATATACAGTTAACAAAATCATCAAGGAGGTGATTAAGTAATGCTGGTTTTAGAGTACAAAGTCAAAGCTAAAAAGCATCAATACGATGCAATTAATGAGGCTATCCGTACAACTCAATTCATCAGAAATAAAGCTATACGCTACTGGATGGATTCCCCAAAAGAAGCCAAAATTAATAAAATT
The Gloeotrichia echinulata CP02 DNA segment above includes these coding regions:
- the cruF gene encoding gamma-carotene 1'-hydroxylase CruF encodes the protein MRQLVIAERVCIIGHIVSMVFGLVGILLVIPNAEVILNLSEVGQTAMQWSMAGGGVVYMILGAAGVFLYGLRTLGLGRTLAFMLPSVFISLASELSGTSTGFPFGHYSYLSGLGYKIAGLVPFTIPLSWFYVGCVSYLLARAGLEVDKKPNLWRHMVAIALGALLLTSWDFVLDPAMSQTALPFWYWQQPGAFFGMPYQNFAGWLGTGSVFMTVAALLWKNNPITLTRSQLNVPLVVYLSNFGFATVMSLAAGFSIPVLLGLLLGVAPAVTLWWKGTTIQAPVAVEPATQEIAVANVKVALK
- a CDS encoding transposase, which codes for MRQVEKHIIKEGHDWFDYCSDITTISRQLYNTAQFTQRQGFFYGWGTQSQASLDTLFKQNENYKAISAKVAQLVLKQNADAWIAYYKALVAYKLEPTKFTGRPKPPNYVDDKNLIKFNNQAIGKKEFSKGSVVPSMSPIRIPIKPGLRFDDLCEVRIVPKTGCFVIEVVYEILQKNEFFCSLNPELNAAIDIGLDNLATIVFNDLAIQPIIVNGKPLKSANQFYNKQIAKFRGFLPHGKGKSRRIANIVRNRNQFIDSYLHQSTKMIVDELLSLGVTHVSIGKNEQWKTRLNLGKRTNQNFTQIPHAIFIEMLTYKLVRVGITVKVAEESYTSKASAIDWDIIPTYQPNNKIKHVFSGKRVKRAWYISKDGLKIHADVNAGYNIGRKSNPEGFDCLQSILRDRGCLVVHPRRITPLFKRVHAESRVA
- the rpmA gene encoding 50S ribosomal protein L27; this translates as MAHKKGTGSTRNGRDSNAQRLGVKRYGGQTVRAGNILVRQRGTKMHPGNNVGIGSDDTLFALVDGVVTFERKGKTRKKVSVYPVVAVVEAVAG
- the rplU gene encoding 50S ribosomal protein L21 is translated as MTYAIIETGGKQIRVEPGRFYDIELLTAAEDEKVTIDAVLLVQHNGELSIGQPRVAGATVEGTVVRHFRGRKVLVYKMKPKKKTRKKRGHRQEITRLMIDSINLNGQVFVAEAGVTAETPVDDNTPVEVAAE
- a CDS encoding glutathione peroxidase, coding for MLPNRRGQRVPSVTFHTRQNNLWVDVTTEDLFADKTVVVFSLPGAFTPTCSSTHLPGYNELAKAFKENGVDNIICISVNDAFVMNEWAKDQEAENITLIPDGNGEFTEGMGMLVDKSAVGFGKRSWRYSMLVKNGVIENMFIEPDEPGDPFKVSDAETMLRYINPQAVKPQLVSLFAKVGCPYCARAKAMLKEHGIDYEEITLGKDVTTRSLRAVTGATTVPQVFIDGKLIGGSEALAAYFGV
- a CDS encoding alpha/beta hydrolase, which encodes MTTASTQFYTWQNYRCAYEVHHPTDSTAEGIPLLLIHPIGVGLSRQFWQRFVREWYNTGNRRPIYNPDLLGCGDSDMPHVAYTPSNWAEQLHYFLQKVVQQPVIVVVQGALLPVALELVQKAPNLIHSLVFAGPPAWAVMTKKSPTWQQKLTWNLLDSPLGNAFYRYARTPKFLRSFSTRQLFASGDSVDSLWLNTLVAGAEKTANRYAVFSFLAGFWRQDYSTAIAAIKQATLVVVGETASSISQEGKRETPDQRLADYLAHLPHGRGIKLPGRNVLPYESTAFFVGAIAPFVNEVG
- a CDS encoding NAD-dependent epimerase/dehydratase family protein, which produces MNIAIIGCGYVGYAVAKYWQEKTNFVVTVTTTTPERVPTLKAVAAEVIVTQGNDPEGLKAALQNQDVVLLSVGAKGANTYEEAYLQTAKTLVSILPQITSVRQLIYTGSYSVYGDRNGAFVDEETPVAPSNRNSEIMRETEEILLSISNANLRICILRLGGIYGPGRELVKIFGRVAGTTRPGNGDDITNWIHLDDIVGAIEFARQQELQDIYNVVDDGHLISRELIDGVLKKHDLPPIIWDASLKSNRPYNPWVSNQKIKDAGYKLIYPQIIF
- a CDS encoding ATP-binding protein, with product MLLSVAIAILLATYTSRIIARPLKAVTNIARKVTQESNFHLQAPVTTRDEVGILAISLNQLIQRVNTLLEEQKAESSQQLIQSEKMSSLGRMLAGVAHEINNPVNFIYGNIQHTTAYFQDLLALLEAYEAKASDDVIQAQSEQIDLEFLRQDLPNLLQSMQVGATRAREIVLSLKNFSRLDETALHPVDIHACIDSSLLILNNRIKQGIKVICNYGILPNIDGYAGSLYQVFMNILCNAMDALDEQTKIHKSKEIVITTQRLEETWVLVKITDNGSGISKENLAKIFDSFFTTKPVGIGTGLGLSISYQIVVEKHGGRLTCESEVGQGTTFAIALPIKQPSISKISAPIPVLATSLR
- a CDS encoding pentapeptide repeat-containing protein, whose amino-acid sequence is MSELERYYRILELEPGATLEEVNQAYKDLVFVWHPDRIPKENLRLQNKAQEKLKAINEARDKLRSFKANYQTTSDSQSSQAKQTSQATYQSPNNNPDLSGKDYSRANLSNKDLSGRNLSYANLTGANLSDTFMHKVNLRGANLSEANLFRANLLLADLREANLRSANLIGADLSGADLRGADLTGARIRSGDRLLVKLIGANLAGAIMPDGMIHR